GTGTTCATTAATCCGACACTCAGTTTTGTTTAAAGTCTCAAACAATTGAATTTTTCTTCGTTCAGTTTACTTTTCTGATAATATAACCTTTAAATCGtcggaaaaagaaaaaattaaccaactaaagaagaagaaaaacttttttaaaaaaacgaaaagagaaaaagaagacgaaaaacaAACTTATGAGTAACGTCAATGATTAGTGGTTGTGATCGAAACATCACAAGCCATACCATTAACACGATATACTCGTGTTTCAACAACACGATATACTTGGGTTTTCGTGTTGAATGTCGTGTTTCTTCCAGCTCACTTGTTTCTTTAACACAATATTGTcttgttaacaaaaataaatcaaatcttctcttaactttatctttttttaaactggcaaacaaaaattcaaaatgaaatattgaaCAAACCTATACGAATCTACGATACGCAATTAATAACATCTCCGTCAAATGTTGGTCATAGACgtactctttctttttgctcTGTATATAGTAAAGTAGATGACAAAGACAACAGAActattaaaaaggaaaaaaagcaGTGCAGGCTCATACGAATTCAGATACGAAACGCCTCTGTAACGTAAATGATTAATTTGATATGGACGTATCGTTACCTCCCCACACGTGGCCTGAAGGGGATTGATTTGTtatcaattgttttgtttgaccATCAAAGCTTCGacatttattgttattttcaatAGTTAATATAACTTGACTTTTAAAGGTTTATAGAAACTGAATATGTAAAAGTTTGTAAGAGACAGATATTtgtttaagaatatataagaAGAGTCTAACTCTCTTCCAAATCTCaagggtttttcttttcactaatCTCTAGAGTTTGGAGCAGATTAATTCCACATTTCCACTACTAAGTGGCTAAGTGCtaacagaaaatatattatttacaaagATAGGACAATTTTACCTTAATTGTTACGAGACgattagttttttatttatttatcccGAGCATATTTTATACCGTATATGTCGatctattttattaaataaagattagggtttaaatttagattttatggtttgttaaaaataataatatagatttatggtttagtttaattttgcTGAACATCCATTAGATAAATTAAAAGCTATTTTGATTCATTCATTTGATAAACGTCTATTTAAATGTCCATAGAAATCTATGATACATGGCTAACTGTGTTTAACCTAATTAATCAGATGTGCCATTATATTAACGAAGAACATGATCTAAATGTTAAGAACGGTATTCTATAACTACATATGATTTGCCCGCTAAGGCTATTTTGGTAACGAAATGGTGGTGTACTGTAGAGGCGCAACGTTCGAATGGTACATGAACATGGGACAAGAATGCTAAattttagataaatatttgaaaaattagtCTGAGATTCGTTTCATGATAGATCCTGATTACcaaataaaatcttcattttgttaattattaaacaatCACACAGTCGATATTAAATTACATTACaaatctatctatatatacatttttgcagccattttagcaaataaatcttagagttgaacttatttacaatccaatgccattagcattaaatctttttttcaaaataattaattttactttaaattcttaatttaaattgtcaattacattatcaataaaatttaatccagacaaacttcacatcaatcccttaaaattagcataaacgtattttgttaacaatattttaaaataaagttttttgtttaaataaatattgttcttactaaacgttttttgtttaaataaacaaatcatgtatttgaacttatttacaatgtcatgctactgacattaattatttaggcatgaaaatatttaattaaagatttaaatcttctaaattcttgcttttagagttattatatcattatttaaagaggcaaaaaatattaattttttaaatattattatatatatatttaaacttcataaaacattattaatatttaaatttataaaaagtttattatatcaaaaaaattaacatcattatataacatatagagtttaaaaaatctcaaaacaatTTCGTCCTATTTtgtgattcgaaattttaagaatgaacatatattaaccaataggcgaaaaatgtgtgggttcaatGTCCCGTAacgactaaaatattttgacaatgattcataaagatattataaataagatcaatattaataaaataaatagtttttattgtagacgggtttggcaggacgttacttagtAACAATTgcaaactataaaataatttacaaatttttatatatattaattgttaaaaatgagTTGtcgggttaaaatctagttataGACCGAATTTCTTGAGCAGTTTTCATGAAACTCAAAACGAAATTTAACATAATGTGGGACCAATTTCAGGAtcacatctatatatatgtatatatattcaggCAAGACATATCGTACAAGTTGAAGTCTCAGTGCCATACAATAATATCAACATCTTCGTAGTCTCTCTAATGGCGTCGCTTCAGTGTTCATTCCATTTTCTGGgcacaaaccctaaaaaataCAATCCCAGTTCGATCTTCCAAAGCTACTCTCGAACCTCATTCACCAAATTATCCTCTCGTGTCTCTCGccaggttttttttttttcgttttttgttttcaatcatTTTCAGGTTTCAGCAAAAccactctgtttttctttgtcttttacGTCACAGTATTTGAAACCCTCTTTGTGAAACAGAGGTTCCTACGCTGTACACTGTCTATGAACGGATGTGAGGCTGACCACAAAGCACCACTTGGCACGGTAGAAACAAGGACTCTATCAACGGTGCCATCTCCGGCAGCCGCGACGGAGAGGCTGATAACCGCCGTCTCTGACCTCAAATCTCAACCGCCTCCATTCTCCTCCGGCATTGTCCGATTACAGGTACGTAAATTCGTAATAATTTCTTCATTAGTTTGTGGCTTTGTGCCATTCCAAAAATTCGTAAGGCAAAcaatgattaaaaaacaaatgagcTTAAGCCACGTGGAGCTCTTACATTGGTATGTGTGATATTGTTCCATTTCTTGCTGTCGGACTGTCGGTTGCATAAACATAGATTGACTCAACTTTATTGTTAGATTTAAAATCTATCTACCCAAATAGTATGGGGGTCAGGTTTGAACTATTTTGCATCATTggttcaatatttttgtatttctgcaaataaataaattattgttagatttttagaaaaatatcaagCAAGTAGTCTCTTTTTATGAATGTTATCAATACTATTATAATGGATTTATCtgtttatgaaaataattaaggtAAATAGTTATTTCATGATGTAAGAAAGtaagattttaatttcatGGGTTTAtctggaagaaaaatatttgacttttaagataaaagaaaataaatagtggtaaaaaatcaaaaatcgaaACATTAGCGACTTATATTCTCTCCCgcgcaaaaataaaaataaagccCTATTTTCATAGACGTTAATCTTGTGATTGAAGGTACCAATTGAGCAGAAAATTGGAGCAATCGATTGGCTTCATGCACAGAACGAAATTCTTCCTCGCAGTTTCTTTTCCCGTCGTAGCGATTCTGGCCGTCCAGATCTTCTTCAAGACTTCTCAAGTGACAATGGATCATCTGATCATAATCCAGTTAGTGTCGCTGGAATCGGGTCTGCTGTCTTTTTCCGCGATCTCGACCCGTTTTCTCATGATGACTGGAGATCAATCCGAAGGTACCAGCACCGAAAGTTTTTTATCTTCATGAAGTTTGATTCTTTCTGCTGTTTATCTCTTCGCTTCTTATGTTCATTTCCCCTGTTTTGAAGGTTCTTGTCTTCAAAGTCTCCTCTGATTCGTGCCTATGGAGGTCTTCGATTTGATCCTACAGGGAAGATCGCTGTGGAATGGGAACATTTTGGCTCGTTTTACTTTACAGTGCCCCAGGTACtagaatttgatttctttaagATAATTGTTGTTACCATGGACTAATAAtgactttgttttgttgatatacACATAGGTCGAGTTTGATGAGTTTGGAGGAAGCTCAATGCTGGCTGCAACTGTTGCTTGGGACAATGAGCTCTCATGGACGCTTGAAAATGCTATTGAAGCACTTCAGGAAACTATGCTTCAGGTTAGCCATTTTCTAAATCTGCTCCTTAACTTATTAGTTACTTGATATAATCAAAGCTAAAACTGTCTGGTTTTATCAGGTTTCTTCTGTTATAATGAGATTACGGCGAGAATCTTTAGGAGTTATTGTTGTTAGCAAGAACCATGTTCCAAGTGAAGGAGCCTATTACCCTGCTGTGAATAATGCTCTAGAGATTATCAAGGACAAACATTCACCCCTAAGCAAGGTACTTAAGGAACcttatcttccttttttgtatACATTTTATGGGTTTCAGTGAcgaaattttggtttggggATCAGGTTGTGCTTGCACGCAGTAGCAGAATCATTACGGATACCGACATTGATCCTATCGCTTGGTTAGCACGGTTGCAGgtgtctttttcttcctcactCATTTGTTAGACTAATCACTTTCTTCCGGTTATATCAATTTTGAAGTGTTGAAATCTGAGTCTAATTATTAATATGACAGTGTGAAGGACAAGACGCGTACCAATTCTGTCTTCAACCACCCGGTGCACCAGCATTCATAGGGAACACGGTAGGTTACTTATTCTTCTTACGTGGTAGATAAGTTGTTGccaaactctgttttttagCTGCTATGATAATGTTGACATACATCTTAATGGAGCAGCCTGAGAGACTCTTCCACAGAAAACATCTAGGTGTCTGCAGTGAGGCTTTGGCTGCAACAAGGCCTAGAGGTGATTCAAAGGTTCGTGAAATGGAGATAGAGCGCGACTTACTAACCAGGTCAACTGTTTGTTTTGTGCTTTGTACACTTACAAGA
This sequence is a window from Arabidopsis thaliana chromosome 1 sequence. Protein-coding genes within it:
- the ICS2 gene encoding isochorismate synthase 2, with protein sequence MASLQCSFHFLGTNPKKYNPSSIFQSYSRTSFTKLSSRVSRQRFLRCTLSMNGCEADHKAPLGTVETRTLSTVPSPAAATERLITAVSDLKSQPPPFSSGIVRLQVPIEQKIGAIDWLHAQNEILPRSFFSRRSDSGRPDLLQDFSSDNGSSDHNPVSVAGIGSAVFFRDLDPFSHDDWRSIRRFLSSKSPLIRAYGGLRFDPTGKIAVEWEHFGSFYFTVPQVEFDEFGGSSMLAATVAWDNELSWTLENAIEALQETMLQVSSVIMRLRRESLGVIVVSKNHVPSEGAYYPAVNNALEIIKDKHSPLSKVVLARSSRIITDTDIDPIAWLARLQCEGQDAYQFCLQPPGAPAFIGNTPERLFHRKHLGVCSEALAATRPRGDSKVREMEIERDLLTRVVVKPHKSVRKLARVQHLYSQLAGQLKREDDEFNILTALHPTPAVCGCPVEEARLLIKQIESFDRGMYAGPIGFFGGGESEFSVGIRSALVEKGLGALIYAGTGIVSGSNPSSEWNELELKISQFTKSLEHESALQPIN
- the ICS2 gene encoding isochorismate synthase 2 (isochorismate synthase 2 (ICS2); CONTAINS InterPro DOMAIN/s: Chorismate binding, C-terminal (InterPro:IPR015890), ADC synthase (InterPro:IPR005801), Isochorismate synthase (InterPro:IPR004561); BEST Arabidopsis thaliana protein match is: ADC synthase superfamily protein (TAIR:AT1G74710.1); Has 14372 Blast hits to 14368 proteins in 2522 species: Archae - 246; Bacteria - 10572; Metazoa - 5; Fungi - 239; Plants - 212; Viruses - 0; Other Eukaryotes - 3098 (source: NCBI BLink).), producing the protein MASLQCSFHFLGTNPKKYNPSSIFQSYSRTSFTKLSSRVSRQRFLRCTLSMNGCEADHKAPLGTVETRTLSTVPSPAAATERLITAVSDLKSQPPPFSSGIVRLQVPIEQKIGAIDWLHAQNEILPRSFFSRRSDSGRPDLLQDFSSDNGSSDHNPVSVAGIGSAVFFRDLDPFSHDDWRSIRRFLSSKSPLIRAYGGLRFDPTGKIAVEWEHFGSFYFTVPQVEFDEFGGSSMLAATVAWDNELSWTLENAIEALQETMLQVSSVIMRLRRESLGVIVVSKNHVPSEGAYYPAVNNALEIIKDKHSPLSKVVLARSSRIITDTDIDPIAWLARLQCEGQDAYQFCLQPPGAPAFIGNTPERLFHRKHLGVCSEALAATRPRGDSKVREMEIERDLLTSPKDDLEFSIVRENIREKLKTICDRVVVKPHKSVRKLARVQHLYSQLAGQLKREDDEFNILTALHPTPAVCGCPVEEARLLIKQIESFDRGMYAGPIGFFGGGESEFSVGIRSALVEKGLGALIYAGTGIVSGSNPSSEWNELELKISQFTKSLEHESALQPIN
- the ICS2 gene encoding isochorismate synthase 2 (isochorismate synthase 2 (ICS2); CONTAINS InterPro DOMAIN/s: Chorismate binding, C-terminal (InterPro:IPR015890), ADC synthase (InterPro:IPR005801), Isochorismate synthase (InterPro:IPR004561); BEST Arabidopsis thaliana protein match is: ADC synthase superfamily protein (TAIR:AT1G74710.1); Has 14307 Blast hits to 14303 proteins in 2517 species: Archae - 246; Bacteria - 10487; Metazoa - 5; Fungi - 253; Plants - 208; Viruses - 0; Other Eukaryotes - 3108 (source: NCBI BLink).), translated to MNGCEADHKAPLGTVETRTLSTVPSPAAATERLITAVSDLKSQPPPFSSGIVRLQVPIEQKIGAIDWLHAQNEILPRSFFSRRSDSGRPDLLQDFSSDNGSSDHNPVSVAGIGSAVFFRDLDPFSHDDWRSIRRFLSSKSPLIRAYGGLRFDPTGKIAVEWEHFGSFYFTVPQVEFDEFGGSSMLAATVAWDNELSWTLENAIEALQETMLQVSSVIMRLRRESLGVIVVSKNHVPSEGAYYPAVNNALEIIKDKHSPLSKVVLARSSRIITDTDIDPIAWLARLQCEGQDAYQFCLQPPGAPAFIGNTPERLFHRKHLGVCSEALAATRPRGDSKVREMEIERDLLTSPKDDLEFSIVRENIREKLKTICDRVVVKPHKSVRKLARVQHLYSQLAGQLKREDDEFNILTALHPTPAVCGCPVEEARLLIKQIESFDRGMYAGPIGFFGGGESEFSVGIRSALVEKGLGALIYAGTGIVSGSNPSSEWNELELKISQFTKSLEHESALQPIN